Within the Pseudorasbora parva isolate DD20220531a chromosome 15, ASM2467924v1, whole genome shotgun sequence genome, the region aggaataaattacacttatatattcacatagagatttacactggaggaatatttcatCATGTTTACTGTATTCTTGATCAAATAGATGCAGCCCTGCTGAGCAGAAGAAACATTAaaaagtgtttgtaacttttgcacttttagaaaattccaatttttatttaaaataaatgctatccTGAGCTGATATGCAATGTGAAACGGTAGAAGAATGAGTTTGGTCAAAAGCATATTCAAACTCGGGTCGGTCTTGTCTTAATCTAACACCTTATCTATTACAGAGCCCCAAGGaacatttgcaaaaaaatgaaatatacaGACTTTTGCATGCTCACGAGAAATGATTGCATGCTCAGGAAATTATTGTATGCTCAGGAAATTATTGCATGCTCAGGAAATTATTGTATGCTCAGGAAATTATTGCATGCTCAGGAAATTATTGTATGCTCAGGAAATTATTGTATGCTCAGGAAATTATTGCATGCTCAGGAAATTATTGTATGCTCAGGAAATTATTGTATGCTCAGGAAATTATTGCATGCTCAGGAAATTATTGTATGCTCAGGAAATTATTGCATGCTCAGGAAATTATTGCATGCTCAGGAAATTATTGTATGCTCAGGAAATTATTGCATGCTCAGGAAATTATTGCATGCTCAGGAAATTATTGTATGCTCAGGAAATTATTGTATGCTCACAGGAAATTATTGCATGCTCACAGGAAATTATTGCATGCTCAGGAAATTATTGTATGCTCAGGAAATTATTGCATGCTCAGGAAATTATTGTATGCTCAGGAAATTATTGTATGCTCAGGAAATTATTGCATGCTCACAGGAAATTATTGTATGCTCAGGAAATTATTGTATGCTCAGGAAATTATTGTATGCTCAGGAAATTATTGTATGCTCAGGAAATTATTGTATGCTCAGGAAAGGAAATTATTGTATGCTCAGGAAATTATTGCATGCTCACGAGCAATTATTGCATGCTCATGAGAAAAGCCAAGCCAAATTTTTAGCAAATAGATCCTTTTTAATTCATGCACATCCGTACTCTCGTTTTCTTCATGGAGAGATGCACAAATAGGTTATAGTATAGGCCTACACAAACCAGAAATTATAACGCAGGCATGCAAATAATTCCTGTCAGCACGTGAAAAGATTCTCGAGCTCACAAAAGTCtgtaaatttgttttatttttggtcCATAACAAGCCACTAATTAAGATGTCAGTGGGGTTtgttttgtctggcccaatcagatAATAGTGGGCGGAGTTTACGTAAATAGCCTCTGCCCCAAATGCGTGCTATTTTGCATTTGGTGTAAATAGACACTCCGAATTCAAAAAGTAATCTAGAAGCAACTTTACGGAAAATCATACTGTATCTTATACACGCCAGTTTGTATATAATATTCTTATCCTTATTTTGCCTAATATTTTGCACACATGCAATCACAATGACATCTAAAAAGAAATGAGATATTCCACACAGCTATTCAATATGAATGCAATGATTGGCAACTGATTAATTAACCATCTTATACTGCATTACTCAAAGtgaattttactgtattttatgtatttgaCTTCACAGCGTGTCGTTGATCACGTGACACATCACTAACACATGGGCTCGAGTGTGGATATGAAGGACATGTGAgtgttttctttattaaagcGCACATGAGCAATATTAAGAGTGATGCTTGGTTTATCAAATACCACTAAACATGAAGAGTTTGAGTTTGGTAACACGTCCACTTTAGACAAACGTTTCaaatgtcaacttattctactaagtaagttgacatgtagttgcaaagttagtCTATGaatcaaacatttttaaacaatgcCTAATTATGCTAAATTTGAAATGTTTGCTTTTACACCCCTATAAACCTGCAatatcctcctgggacccataacaaaaaaaaaattgtagaaTGTAGTATTTTGTCATGTTAGTACATTGTTTAGAGGATAAGAAACAAATGggggaaaaacaaaaacatttttgcaaaatgaCATTGTGTTCCTCTGGCTAGTGTGCTTCCCATAATGCTTACATGTTAGTCAGCAGGCGGAGAGTAGTTGGTCTTTTAGTAGCTGTTCGTGTGTATTTCCACATGAGCGTCTACACTACGACTGTGTGTTTtcgactacctctggaagtggtcaaaagtggacaatctaaaaatgttttagaccccatttacacctgtatttagtgtcgtccacttgtgatccgagtgaccaaaacgcatcttaatacgAGCTGTAAACAGGGCCTTTGGGTGTAGCTACACCACATTCACATGCTTTCTAGAAGTTTTCCAGTGAGACagtatatagtaatatatagaCTTCATAATAGTCAACCTATTTTACATATTACTGTTTATTTTGTAGCCTACATTTCAGGTCTGACTTTATGTTCACTCTGATTAATTTTAAATGCGAGAAAGCCCAACGCCAATATGGGGtataagccccgccttctaaatTAAAGAGCCAATCGTTGATTAGTAAAGTCATCTACTGGCTGCAGTTAGAAGCTCCGGTTGCTATAGAAACAGGCAGCAGTTCTGAAACGTGATTGGTGCATGTGTAGCAGCTTTTTGTCACAATTCGAAGGATTAGAAACAAAATTTATGAGACAAAtgttgtcagatttcattggttatttcaaatatgaaatttaattGTAAACTTGGCAAACATTTGTAGAAAATCTGATGGTTCCCCATTCAAAGAGATAGGAGCTGCACTAGAATAAGGGATACAGCTACGGCAAAATCTCatgataaaataatacattaaattgGCTACTTATCagattgtgttttattaaagtctacacctaccccaaccatACAAACATGCAAATACAGTAATAAAAAACGCCATATTgttgtgcgcatgcccagtggcTGTACTCGTATCCATTCTAACCTTATACGCCCGAGAGGCGTTTCTAAGATGGCCGCCGAGCGACAAGACTCGCCTTAAAGGGACTTGCTCCTAGAAATCATGGATAAACGCAAATTAGAGGGTGCTCTAccgtttattttaaaaaagtgttcaATAAAATATACACCATTTACAAAACAACATTTGGCAATACGTCTGGAGGCCATTTCTCTGTCCTGTACTCTAGTGTCAAATTACATCAGTATCGGTTTTCTGGTTAAAATCCTTTTAAAAACCGATCTTCACAATAACTCCAGAGTACAATGAAACGGCCTCCTGGccgcacactcacgcacacatgCACTCACAAGGGAAAGATgccatacaaaaataaaataggaTATgttatagatagatatatagatagatatagcgTTTTCgcaatatttcaaataaaatgccAGGTTGGATTGacataaaacaagacaaaagcaCAACAGCTATCATGCGGTCGCATGGCCACTGACAACATAAACATCTGTCTAGATAACTGTATGCATGAAACTAAAACCCAACATTTGCAGTATTGTGGTTGAGCGTCTGTATAGCAGCTGAAGACACTGATCTGACGGCTGAATGTGTTCAAAACCCAGAGAGATGCGCATTTTCACATGCATGACCCCACCGGAGAACCGTATAAAAAGCTTGACAACACTTTAGAACACAAGCTAAAATGCTGAATACAATTCTAAACAGATCATGTTTATTCAAACAGTTAGAAAAAACAAGGCCGTAACCATGTCGTGAACATTGGTGGGACCAACGTTTTCGTTTTCGAGGGAgagaaattacatatttaaaggaTTAAAATGGACTTAAGGGAATACAGAAGACTAATATCTGATATAAATATCTAATTACAGCCTCTTTAGTTGTGAAGTAATCCATTTAAACCCGTTGCAAAGAATATTGTATGTAAAAATATGCACGCATTCACAATTTGGCCATTTGAAAAATTGCCCCCTCAATGGTGGTTACAGCCCTGATAAAAAAGGCTCTTCCCTGGTCCTGTATTGAAACATCAAGCATTTAATGTCTAAAAAGCATCTCCAGAACTCATGCAAAATGCTCGCCGACGGGTTTTGAACACAGAATGActtcattataaagaaaaacatcCATTCATCTTATTACGTGAACCACGAAATGTTTTATAGGCTATATCTCCTCCCCAGGGGTCCGCGCTGTAAACAAAGTGAAATGTGCAACTGTTAAgaatctgttttttgtttgtttgtttttttactgctAAATGCTGTAACCTAGTGTCATTTTCATTGTTAGGTTACCTGAGGAAACGCTTTTTACAGTGCGCGGACCCCTGGTTTGAAAAAGCGTGGATGGACAACATTTCCAAACGAAAGTGTAGAAGCTAAACTTTTTGATCCCCAGCGCAGACAGTCACTATGTTTTTGAAACACAGCCAATTACTTTTATGATAAGGACAGGAGGGGGGACATCCATCCGTGCTTACACGTGCACCACCACCGCCGCGTTAGAAGCTTCCAGATCGTTCCGGTAACGCTCCAGCCAGTCTCTGAGCTCCGAAATCCGGTAGCCTTCCGGACCCCTGCCGCCTTGATACACGACCTTCTCGTCCTTCAGTATGTAGAGGCGCTCGAAATAGGCGCCGTACGCCGAGTTGGACGAGTTCTCCATGGTGTCCACGACCACGGCGCTCCCTGGCACTTTCTGGTTCATGAGCTCCGCGGCGCGGAGCCGGTCCTCCAGGCAGCGATGCCGGGGGATCTGGTAGGGCGCGTCGGAGCTCACCCAGCCGTCCGACGGATGCGCTTCCTCGATGTACACCAGCAGCGAGTCCGCGATGTCCGCGTATTGCCGTGCGACGCGTTGGAACGCCGACAGGCGCGTCATGAACGGCGGTCAGGAGCAGCTCCCGAAGTTGAGGATGAGAGGTCTCCTCCCGCGGGCGTAGTCCAGAATACGCTGCGTGCCTCTCCGGTGCTCGCTATCCAACGGGACCACCTCGGTGTTAGGCGCAACGTCGCCCAAATGCGCAGTTTTAAAGAAGTCCAGCTTCTGTCCGTACCACACGGCGCGCAGCGACTCGAGCGTGAACATCCTGTTGGAGTCCGACACGCACATCGGAGGGTCGTCGGGGCTGCCGACGTCGCTCTCCCGCATCTTCATGAGCACCTTCCTCCGGATGCACAGGAAATCCAGGAGCCACAGCATCACGGCCGCGAGCAGGAAGCGGGGCAGCAGCATCAGGCACACGGCGGCGTTTTTCAGCGCCTTCGCCGTTTGGACACCTGCGGATCCATGCAGCATCTCCATCCCCATCCGGACAGGTACAGATACAGCCGTGTCGTTTAGcgcgcactctctctctccctctctctctctctctctccctctctcgctctctctctatcacacacacacacactctctctctctatcacacacacatacacacacacacacactctctctctctctctttcgagCACAGAGTCCCCTTTTTATAGGACTAGTAAGGATTTGAATGAAAAACAACACGCCTCCACACCCGTGCCGCCTCCTCACATGGAGGGGATTACCTCCCGTCAACTCTCCTGtctggaggagagagagagagagagagagagagagagagagagagagagagagagagagagagagagagagagagagagagagagagagagagagagagagagagagagagagacgggctCGATGCGATCAAATGCTGCTCGGTATATTATTTGACAGCTCCTCTTCGACTCATTGCATCAAAAATGCATCTGACAGACAGACGTGTAAGATTGCCATGACGAGCTGGTGCTGTTTCCATATCATGTAAATCGCATGTTCAGGCAATTTGTGTTAGATTGTTTGATTTGACACACatgcttcttaatgtaagaCTTGCTTCTTATTAAACTTGTTAAGAGAGATGCAtgtgacagatgcacttttgaTGCATTTGTTGGCTTTAATGCATTGGCTCAAAAATGCGAAGTGGAGTCGAATGAGATGATGAGACAAATGGTATTTTTAATGCATTGGTTATGGAAAATA harbors:
- the dio3b gene encoding iodothyronine deiodinase 3b, whose product is MGMEMLHGSAGVQTAKALKNAAVCLMLLPRFLLAAVMLWLLDFLCIRRKVLMKMRESDVGSPDDPPMCVSDSNRMFTLESLRAVWYGQKLDFFKTAHLGDVAPNTEVVPLDSEHRRGTQRILDYARGRRPLILNFGSCSUPPFMTRLSAFQRVARQYADIADSLLVYIEEAHPSDGWVSSDAPYQIPRHRCLEDRLRAAELMNQKVPGSAVVVDTMENSSNSAYGAYFERLYILKDEKVVYQGGRGPEGYRISELRDWLERYRNDLEASNAAVVVHV